In Anser cygnoides isolate HZ-2024a breed goose chromosome Z, Taihu_goose_T2T_genome, whole genome shotgun sequence, a genomic segment contains:
- the RIOK2 gene encoding serine/threonine-protein kinase RIO2 isoform X1 has translation MVRAVGGVPTGVGLGRCTRNSINSFRVERGVKPSPRGRDLCSLDFESLVTLLPAPCAKIHPRTRVYMQLPGPKTGSAGSGGAVERGRGDAHARCVRVRPVRLALRVEMGMKNHEIVPASLVTPIASLKHGGCNRILRELGKHQLLAYERTETVQGYQLTNAGYDYLALRTLSSRQVISSVGNQMGVGKESDIYIVANEDKQQFAMKQHRLGRTSFHSLKNKHDCHKHRHKMSWLYLYRLAAMKEFAYMNVGSCLQHTNKDVIDWNVLLRLSSHHFVFAILALYDREFRVPKPVDYNRHAVIMELLDGYPLCQVHQIEDPAAVYSELMDLIVKLGNHGLIHGDFSEFNPILDNDDHVTMVDFPQMVSTSHPNGILTRDVNHIKEFFKKRFNYESELFPSFQDIRRESSLDIEIAASGYTKEMQEDDELLYPVGSDEDDHTTEEREFVEDAESNANILSQDKENNADFIYEVVSESRTSEDLYHSKDAEATESSENSRRLSMSELSSALEKVEGQPVLWKSSEDAESCAIGFSEHKRIPENADENQTGPGEGCSGKDNEDECPDLVDLSTLNKELMPYRNEDSMVHIAEHRTRTKSTSASSVGSCSTIPLELVKRKIKRQLTKQQKSALRRRLQKGEANVYTKQRRENMHNIKSSLDAASFWG, from the exons ATGGTTCGTGCCGTGGGTGGTGTTCCCACTGGAGTCGGTCTGGGCAGATGCACACGCAACTCAATTAACTCCTTTAGAGTAGAGCGAGGTGTTAAGCCATCACCAAGGGGTAGAGACTTATGCTCTCTCGATTTTGAGTCGTTAGTGACCTTGTTACCAGCTCCGTGTGCGAAGATCCATCCGAGGACACGCGTCTATATGCAGCTGCCAGGACCCAAAACGGGCTCCGCCGGTTCGGGCGGAGCAGTAGagcgggggaggggggatgcGCATGCGCGGTGTGTCCGCGTGAGGCCCGTCAGGCTTGCGCTGAGG GTGGAAATGGGCATGAAGAACCACGAGATAGTTCCTGCCAGCTTGGTCACGCCCATCGCCAGCCTGAAGCACGGCGGCTGTAACAGGAttctgagagagctggggaagcACCAGCTCCTGGCTTATGAACGGACTGAaa cGGTCCAGGGCTATCAGTTAACTAATGCAGGATACGATTACCTTGCCTTGAGAACTCTGTCTTCCCGGCAAGTCATCAGTTCTGTTGGAAACCAGATGGGTGTTGGCAAAGAAtcag ATATTTATATTGTTGCAAATGAAGACAAACAGCAGTTTGCAATGAAACAACACAGGCTTGGAAGAACTTCCTTTCACAGCCTGAAAAATAAGCATGACTGCCATAAGCACAGACACAAAATGTCATGGCTGTATTTATATCGGCTAGCAGCCATGAAGGAGTTTGCCTACATGAATGTAGGTAGTTGTTTGCAGCATACTAACAAGGATGTGATAGACTGGAACGTACTTCTCAGATTATCTTCTCATCACTTCGTATTTGCAATACTG GCTTTGTATGACAGAGAATTTCGTGTTCCAAAACCTGTAGACTACAACAGGCATGCAGTTATTATGGAACTCCTTGATGGCTACCCTTT ATGCCAAGTACACCAAATAGAAGACCCTGCTGCTGTCTACAGTGAATTAATGGATCTAATTGTAAAACTTGGCAATCATGGTTTGATTCATGGGGATTTCAGTGAATTTAATCCCATACTGGATAATGATGATCATGTCACTATGGTTGATTTCCCTCAGATGGTATCAACATCACATCCAAATG gtaTTTTGACAAGAGATGTTAACCACATAAAGGAGTTCTTTAAGAAACGCTTCAACTACGAGAGTGAGCTCTTTCCATCATTCCAAGATATCAG GAGAGAGAGTTCTCTTGACATAGAGATTGCTGCCAGTGGTTatacaaaagaaatgcaggaaGATGATGAACTGCTTTACCCAGTGGGTTCTGATGAGGATGATCATACAACAGAGGAGAGGGAATTTGTAGAAGATGCGGAAAGTAACGCCAACATCCTCAGCcaagataaagaaaacaatgcagACTTCATATATGAAGTggtttctgaaagcagaacCTCTGAAGACTTGTATCACAGTAAAGATGCTGAAGCCACTGAAAGTAGTGAAAATTCACGAAGACTGAGTATGTCAGAGTTGAGTTCAGCCTTAGAAAAGGTTGAAGGGCAGCCTGTGCTTTGGAAGTCCAGTGAAGATGCAGAGAGTTGTGCAATTGGATTTTCTGAGCACAAAAGAATACCTGAAAATGCTGATGAAAATCAGACGGGTCCAGGAGAGGGCTGCAGTGGCAAGGACAACGAAGATGAATGCCCTGATCTGGTTGACTTGTCAACTTTAAATAAGGAATTGATGCCTTACAG aaatgaagaCAGTATGGTTCATATTGCGGAGCACAGAACAAGAACTAAAAGTACGTCAGCCAGCAGTGTTGGGAGCTGTTCAACCATTCCACTG
- the RIOK2 gene encoding serine/threonine-protein kinase RIO2 isoform X3: protein MGKLNVAVLRYLSGQHFRGRQGKVEMGMKNHEIVPASLVTPIASLKHGGCNRILRELGKHQLLAYERTETVQGYQLTNAGYDYLALRTLSSRQVISSVGNQMGVGKESDIYIVANEDKQQFAMKQHRLGRTSFHSLKNKHDCHKHRHKMSWLYLYRLAAMKEFAYMNALYDREFRVPKPVDYNRHAVIMELLDGYPLCQVHQIEDPAAVYSELMDLIVKLGNHGLIHGDFSEFNPILDNDDHVTMVDFPQMVSTSHPNGILTRDVNHIKEFFKKRFNYESELFPSFQDIRRESSLDIEIAASGYTKEMQEDDELLYPVGSDEDDHTTEEREFVEDAESNANILSQDKENNADFIYEVVSESRTSEDLYHSKDAEATESSENSRRLSMSELSSALEKVEGQPVLWKSSEDAESCAIGFSEHKRIPENADENQTGPGEGCSGKDNEDECPDLVDLSTLNKELMPYRNEDSMVHIAEHRTRTKSTSASSVGSCSTIPLELVKRKIKRQLTKQQKSALRRRLQKGEANVYTKQRRENMHNIKSSLDAASFWG, encoded by the exons ATGGGGAAGCTGAACGTGGCCGTGCTGCGGTACCTGAGCGGGCAGCACTTCaggggaaggcaaggcaag GTGGAAATGGGCATGAAGAACCACGAGATAGTTCCTGCCAGCTTGGTCACGCCCATCGCCAGCCTGAAGCACGGCGGCTGTAACAGGAttctgagagagctggggaagcACCAGCTCCTGGCTTATGAACGGACTGAaa cGGTCCAGGGCTATCAGTTAACTAATGCAGGATACGATTACCTTGCCTTGAGAACTCTGTCTTCCCGGCAAGTCATCAGTTCTGTTGGAAACCAGATGGGTGTTGGCAAAGAAtcag ATATTTATATTGTTGCAAATGAAGACAAACAGCAGTTTGCAATGAAACAACACAGGCTTGGAAGAACTTCCTTTCACAGCCTGAAAAATAAGCATGACTGCCATAAGCACAGACACAAAATGTCATGGCTGTATTTATATCGGCTAGCAGCCATGAAGGAGTTTGCCTACATGAAT GCTTTGTATGACAGAGAATTTCGTGTTCCAAAACCTGTAGACTACAACAGGCATGCAGTTATTATGGAACTCCTTGATGGCTACCCTTT ATGCCAAGTACACCAAATAGAAGACCCTGCTGCTGTCTACAGTGAATTAATGGATCTAATTGTAAAACTTGGCAATCATGGTTTGATTCATGGGGATTTCAGTGAATTTAATCCCATACTGGATAATGATGATCATGTCACTATGGTTGATTTCCCTCAGATGGTATCAACATCACATCCAAATG gtaTTTTGACAAGAGATGTTAACCACATAAAGGAGTTCTTTAAGAAACGCTTCAACTACGAGAGTGAGCTCTTTCCATCATTCCAAGATATCAG GAGAGAGAGTTCTCTTGACATAGAGATTGCTGCCAGTGGTTatacaaaagaaatgcaggaaGATGATGAACTGCTTTACCCAGTGGGTTCTGATGAGGATGATCATACAACAGAGGAGAGGGAATTTGTAGAAGATGCGGAAAGTAACGCCAACATCCTCAGCcaagataaagaaaacaatgcagACTTCATATATGAAGTggtttctgaaagcagaacCTCTGAAGACTTGTATCACAGTAAAGATGCTGAAGCCACTGAAAGTAGTGAAAATTCACGAAGACTGAGTATGTCAGAGTTGAGTTCAGCCTTAGAAAAGGTTGAAGGGCAGCCTGTGCTTTGGAAGTCCAGTGAAGATGCAGAGAGTTGTGCAATTGGATTTTCTGAGCACAAAAGAATACCTGAAAATGCTGATGAAAATCAGACGGGTCCAGGAGAGGGCTGCAGTGGCAAGGACAACGAAGATGAATGCCCTGATCTGGTTGACTTGTCAACTTTAAATAAGGAATTGATGCCTTACAG aaatgaagaCAGTATGGTTCATATTGCGGAGCACAGAACAAGAACTAAAAGTACGTCAGCCAGCAGTGTTGGGAGCTGTTCAACCATTCCACTG
- the RIOK2 gene encoding serine/threonine-protein kinase RIO2 isoform X2: MGMKNHEIVPASLVTPIASLKHGGCNRILRELGKHQLLAYERTETVQGYQLTNAGYDYLALRTLSSRQVISSVGNQMGVGKESDIYIVANEDKQQFAMKQHRLGRTSFHSLKNKHDCHKHRHKMSWLYLYRLAAMKEFAYMNVGSCLQHTNKDVIDWNVLLRLSSHHFVFAILALYDREFRVPKPVDYNRHAVIMELLDGYPLCQVHQIEDPAAVYSELMDLIVKLGNHGLIHGDFSEFNPILDNDDHVTMVDFPQMVSTSHPNGILTRDVNHIKEFFKKRFNYESELFPSFQDIRRESSLDIEIAASGYTKEMQEDDELLYPVGSDEDDHTTEEREFVEDAESNANILSQDKENNADFIYEVVSESRTSEDLYHSKDAEATESSENSRRLSMSELSSALEKVEGQPVLWKSSEDAESCAIGFSEHKRIPENADENQTGPGEGCSGKDNEDECPDLVDLSTLNKELMPYRNEDSMVHIAEHRTRTKSTSASSVGSCSTIPLELVKRKIKRQLTKQQKSALRRRLQKGEANVYTKQRRENMHNIKSSLDAASFWG, encoded by the exons ATGGGCATGAAGAACCACGAGATAGTTCCTGCCAGCTTGGTCACGCCCATCGCCAGCCTGAAGCACGGCGGCTGTAACAGGAttctgagagagctggggaagcACCAGCTCCTGGCTTATGAACGGACTGAaa cGGTCCAGGGCTATCAGTTAACTAATGCAGGATACGATTACCTTGCCTTGAGAACTCTGTCTTCCCGGCAAGTCATCAGTTCTGTTGGAAACCAGATGGGTGTTGGCAAAGAAtcag ATATTTATATTGTTGCAAATGAAGACAAACAGCAGTTTGCAATGAAACAACACAGGCTTGGAAGAACTTCCTTTCACAGCCTGAAAAATAAGCATGACTGCCATAAGCACAGACACAAAATGTCATGGCTGTATTTATATCGGCTAGCAGCCATGAAGGAGTTTGCCTACATGAATGTAGGTAGTTGTTTGCAGCATACTAACAAGGATGTGATAGACTGGAACGTACTTCTCAGATTATCTTCTCATCACTTCGTATTTGCAATACTG GCTTTGTATGACAGAGAATTTCGTGTTCCAAAACCTGTAGACTACAACAGGCATGCAGTTATTATGGAACTCCTTGATGGCTACCCTTT ATGCCAAGTACACCAAATAGAAGACCCTGCTGCTGTCTACAGTGAATTAATGGATCTAATTGTAAAACTTGGCAATCATGGTTTGATTCATGGGGATTTCAGTGAATTTAATCCCATACTGGATAATGATGATCATGTCACTATGGTTGATTTCCCTCAGATGGTATCAACATCACATCCAAATG gtaTTTTGACAAGAGATGTTAACCACATAAAGGAGTTCTTTAAGAAACGCTTCAACTACGAGAGTGAGCTCTTTCCATCATTCCAAGATATCAG GAGAGAGAGTTCTCTTGACATAGAGATTGCTGCCAGTGGTTatacaaaagaaatgcaggaaGATGATGAACTGCTTTACCCAGTGGGTTCTGATGAGGATGATCATACAACAGAGGAGAGGGAATTTGTAGAAGATGCGGAAAGTAACGCCAACATCCTCAGCcaagataaagaaaacaatgcagACTTCATATATGAAGTggtttctgaaagcagaacCTCTGAAGACTTGTATCACAGTAAAGATGCTGAAGCCACTGAAAGTAGTGAAAATTCACGAAGACTGAGTATGTCAGAGTTGAGTTCAGCCTTAGAAAAGGTTGAAGGGCAGCCTGTGCTTTGGAAGTCCAGTGAAGATGCAGAGAGTTGTGCAATTGGATTTTCTGAGCACAAAAGAATACCTGAAAATGCTGATGAAAATCAGACGGGTCCAGGAGAGGGCTGCAGTGGCAAGGACAACGAAGATGAATGCCCTGATCTGGTTGACTTGTCAACTTTAAATAAGGAATTGATGCCTTACAG aaatgaagaCAGTATGGTTCATATTGCGGAGCACAGAACAAGAACTAAAAGTACGTCAGCCAGCAGTGTTGGGAGCTGTTCAACCATTCCACTG